From Effusibacillus lacus, a single genomic window includes:
- a CDS encoding VanW family protein, with product MNEFSLRPRRRSWLRMKLGRLYFSLKRYIQWHLSGTGFAQEKWDGRVGDAPFLYVVFEHRSLLYRQLRNVDMWLQKNKVHNLQLAVPKLNGLILRPGETMSYWKLIGPPTKRNGYLKGMVLHEGTFQPDYGGGLCQLSNLIYWATLHTPLTVTERYRHQYDVFPDADRTQPFGSGATCAYNYVDLQIRNDTDVTFCLQLDLTDTHLVGVWLADQPIAKTYEVYEKHHRFTQELWGGHVRHNQIWRRVFENGEQVDDELVTENHALMMYSPLLAEGEKT from the coding sequence ATGAACGAATTCAGTTTGCGCCCGCGACGGCGGAGTTGGCTGCGGATGAAGTTGGGCAGGCTCTATTTTTCCCTTAAGAGATATATTCAATGGCATCTGTCGGGCACCGGTTTCGCTCAGGAAAAATGGGACGGGCGTGTGGGAGATGCCCCTTTTTTATATGTGGTGTTTGAGCATCGTTCCTTGCTTTACCGGCAGCTTCGGAACGTCGATATGTGGTTGCAGAAAAATAAGGTGCATAATTTGCAACTGGCGGTTCCCAAGCTGAACGGGTTGATCCTGAGACCGGGCGAGACCATGAGTTACTGGAAGCTGATCGGCCCTCCCACGAAGCGAAACGGATACTTGAAAGGGATGGTGCTGCATGAGGGAACCTTCCAACCGGATTACGGAGGAGGTCTGTGCCAACTGTCCAATCTCATCTATTGGGCGACATTGCATACACCTTTGACGGTTACAGAACGGTACCGACACCAGTATGATGTGTTTCCGGATGCGGACCGCACGCAGCCTTTTGGGAGCGGTGCCACCTGCGCTTACAATTATGTGGATTTGCAGATTCGCAATGATACCGATGTCACTTTTTGCCTGCAGCTGGATCTGACCGACACCCACCTGGTTGGGGTGTGGCTTGCCGATCAGCCGATTGCGAAAACTTATGAAGTCTATGAAAAACATCACCGGTTTACACAGGAACTCTGGGGCGGGCATGTCCGTCATAACCAGATTTGGCGGAGGGTATTCGAGAATGGGGAGCAAGTGGATGATGAGTTGGTAACAGAGAATCATGCGTTGATGATGTACAGTCCGCTGTTGGCGGAAGGTGAAAAAACTTAG
- the purE gene encoding 5-(carboxyamino)imidazole ribonucleotide mutase codes for MRKPLVGVIMGSQSDWDTMREACVILDELQIPYEKKVVSAHRTPDLMFEYAETAVERGLEVIIAGAGGAAHLPGMVAAKTVLPVIGVPVQSKALNGLDSLLSIVQMPAGVPVATVAIGKAGAANAGLLAAQILGTTRPEIRELLEKRRSAIRQQVMESGELA; via the coding sequence ATGAGGAAACCGTTGGTGGGAGTGATCATGGGGAGCCAATCCGATTGGGATACCATGCGGGAAGCGTGCGTGATCCTGGACGAACTGCAGATTCCTTATGAGAAAAAAGTGGTATCAGCTCATCGTACGCCTGACCTAATGTTTGAATATGCGGAGACCGCCGTCGAACGCGGTCTGGAAGTGATCATTGCGGGAGCGGGCGGGGCCGCCCATCTGCCCGGTATGGTGGCAGCCAAGACCGTGCTGCCGGTGATCGGTGTTCCTGTGCAGTCAAAGGCCCTCAACGGGCTGGACTCCCTGTTGTCCATCGTCCAGATGCCGGCGGGAGTTCCTGTAGCAACCGTCGCCATTGGCAAAGCAGGCGCTGCCAATGCGGGATTGCTGGCCGCTCAGATCCTTGGCACGACTCGACCGGAGATCCGGGAACTGTTGGAGAAAAGGCGGTCGGCTATACGGCAGCAGGTAATGGAAAGCGGGGAACTGGCATGA
- the purK gene encoding 5-(carboxyamino)imidazole ribonucleotide synthase, with product MTDASGQLKEKRTRNEYPRILPGSTIGILGGGQLGRMIALKAREMGYRIVTMDATADSPCGQVADEEFVASLDNLEAARKMAKRSDVLTYEFENVSDEMVRELEQESYLPQGGHVLHVTRHRIREKSALEAIGVPVAPWRPVHSLGDLEQAVSDLGFPCVLKTATGGYDGKGQYVLREQADIERAWKGLEKSLDSGISPDAMASARMPELVLEGWVDFDKELSVVAARNGSGEVRTFPTAENIHRENILHQSIVPARIPDEANRLAQELAIRIAEKLNVVGLIAVEMFWKEGVLLVNELAPRPHNSGHYTMDACMTSQFEQHIRAVCNLPLGDTDLLTPVVMVNILGEHLQPVLDQADCLGRGIKIHLYGKAEAKEKRKMGHLNVLAPSVEEALATINGLAIWQP from the coding sequence ATGACGGACGCTTCGGGACAGTTGAAAGAGAAGCGAACAAGGAACGAGTATCCGAGAATCCTGCCCGGCAGCACCATCGGGATCTTGGGTGGCGGCCAACTGGGTCGCATGATCGCGCTTAAAGCCCGTGAAATGGGATACCGGATCGTCACGATGGATGCAACTGCTGATTCTCCCTGCGGACAAGTGGCCGATGAGGAATTCGTGGCATCGCTGGACAACTTGGAAGCGGCCCGGAAGATGGCCAAACGGTCAGATGTCTTGACCTACGAATTCGAAAACGTCAGTGACGAGATGGTCCGGGAGTTGGAACAGGAATCCTATCTGCCTCAAGGGGGCCATGTGCTTCATGTTACAAGACACCGGATTCGGGAAAAATCGGCCCTGGAAGCAATCGGGGTTCCGGTGGCACCATGGCGGCCAGTACACTCACTTGGGGATCTGGAACAAGCAGTGTCGGATCTGGGGTTTCCCTGTGTGCTGAAAACAGCCACCGGAGGCTATGACGGGAAAGGCCAATATGTACTGCGGGAACAAGCTGACATCGAACGCGCCTGGAAAGGGCTGGAAAAATCGTTGGACTCCGGGATTTCGCCCGATGCGATGGCCTCCGCTAGAATGCCTGAACTGGTTCTCGAGGGCTGGGTCGATTTTGACAAGGAACTGTCGGTTGTTGCCGCCCGCAATGGCTCGGGGGAGGTCCGCACCTTCCCGACAGCGGAAAACATCCACCGGGAGAATATCCTGCACCAATCCATTGTGCCGGCCCGGATTCCGGATGAAGCAAATCGTCTGGCACAGGAACTGGCAATCCGAATTGCCGAAAAGCTGAATGTGGTCGGACTTATCGCAGTCGAGATGTTCTGGAAAGAAGGCGTCCTGTTGGTCAACGAACTGGCTCCGAGGCCCCATAATTCAGGCCACTACACGATGGATGCCTGCATGACGTCCCAATTTGAGCAGCATATACGGGCCGTTTGCAATCTTCCGCTTGGAGACACCGATCTGTTAACGCCCGTGGTGATGGTCAACATTCTGGGGGAACACCTGCAGCCGGTGCTGGATCAGGCAGACTGCCTGGGTAGGGGAATCAAGATCCATCTCTACGGCAAAGCGGAAGCCAAAGAGAAAAGGAAGATGGGGCATCTCAACGTCCTGGCCCCATCCGTCGAAGAAGCGCTTGCAACCATTAACGGGCTTGCCATCTGGCAGCCATAA
- a CDS encoding helix-hairpin-helix domain-containing protein, producing MKTKTPKLPLTPEEWGNLKRNRITLAQIADLEPEELARILQVSINRGKTLHALAVFQQIPSIGPRFAEDVVGLGYYSLEELQGSDGAKLFDQLEQQCGGWIDPCVEDQFRLLVHFANNPESDKSWWDFTEARKEYRMQHGYPENRPKTAWNDPARQEKQT from the coding sequence ATGAAAACGAAAACCCCCAAACTGCCTTTAACCCCGGAAGAATGGGGTAACCTCAAGCGGAACAGAATCACATTGGCACAGATTGCTGACCTGGAGCCGGAAGAGTTGGCAAGAATCCTGCAAGTCTCTATTAACCGGGGCAAGACTCTGCATGCACTGGCGGTTTTTCAACAAATTCCTTCCATTGGTCCGAGGTTCGCAGAGGACGTGGTTGGGCTGGGGTATTATTCGCTGGAGGAGCTGCAAGGATCCGATGGGGCGAAACTGTTTGATCAATTGGAACAGCAGTGCGGGGGTTGGATCGACCCGTGTGTGGAGGATCAATTCCGGTTGCTGGTTCATTTCGCCAACAATCCGGAAAGCGACAAGTCCTGGTGGGATTTCACAGAGGCAAGAAAGGAATATCGAATGCAGCACGGCTATCCGGAAAACCGGCCGAAGACAGCTTGGAACGACCCCGCAAGGCAGGAGAAACAAACTTGA
- the purB gene encoding adenylosuccinate lyase translates to MSIKAISPLDGRYRDQVGILGDYVSEWALIKYRVHVEIEWLITMSQNDWIKDVRSFTQQEVDFLRTLAADFDEAASLEVKKIEATTKHDVKAVEYYIKRRIKETSLADVAEFVHFCCTSEDINNLSYGLMIQGAIRDVWLPLAEKLAGAVADFADQTKDVPMLARTHGQPASPTTVGKELAVFVRRWQRQLKQIRSLEYLGKFNGAVGNFNAHVSAYPDAPWQEIARSLVEGLGLAYNPLTTQIEPHDYLAEVFMALIRFNNILLDFDRDVWSYISLGYFKQQTVAGEIGSSTMPHKVNPINFENSEANVGLSNAMLEHLAIKLPVSRMQRDLTDSSTLRNIGVGVGHSVIAIQAALRGLKQLSVNEQALARDLDDNWEVLGEAVQTVMRKNGHDNPYEKLKDLTRGLKVDAEAMRKFIEGLDLPTDDKARLLELTPATYVGLASQLLKHIGK, encoded by the coding sequence ATGTCCATAAAGGCAATTTCACCGCTTGACGGAAGATATCGGGATCAGGTCGGCATTCTGGGCGACTACGTGTCGGAATGGGCCCTGATCAAATATCGCGTGCATGTGGAGATCGAATGGCTGATCACCATGTCGCAAAACGATTGGATCAAGGATGTGCGTTCTTTTACGCAGCAGGAGGTAGATTTCCTGCGGACACTGGCGGCTGACTTCGACGAGGCGGCATCGCTGGAAGTTAAGAAAATTGAAGCAACAACCAAACACGATGTGAAAGCGGTGGAGTATTATATCAAGCGCCGCATCAAGGAGACGTCGCTTGCGGATGTGGCGGAATTCGTCCATTTTTGCTGCACGTCGGAAGACATCAACAACCTTTCCTACGGATTGATGATTCAGGGGGCGATCCGTGATGTGTGGTTGCCTTTGGCGGAAAAGTTGGCCGGTGCAGTAGCTGATTTTGCAGACCAAACAAAGGACGTGCCGATGCTGGCACGAACTCACGGACAGCCTGCAAGCCCCACGACTGTAGGGAAAGAACTGGCTGTGTTTGTCCGCAGATGGCAGCGGCAACTGAAGCAGATCCGAAGTCTCGAGTATCTTGGCAAGTTCAACGGGGCGGTCGGCAACTTTAATGCCCATGTGTCCGCCTATCCGGATGCGCCGTGGCAAGAGATTGCCAGATCGCTGGTGGAAGGGTTGGGACTTGCCTACAACCCTTTAACGACCCAGATCGAACCGCATGACTATCTGGCGGAAGTGTTCATGGCCTTGATTCGGTTTAATAACATCCTGCTCGACTTTGACCGGGATGTTTGGTCCTATATCTCTCTAGGGTACTTCAAACAGCAGACGGTAGCGGGTGAGATTGGATCCTCCACAATGCCGCACAAGGTCAATCCGATCAACTTTGAGAACTCGGAAGCAAACGTCGGACTCAGCAACGCCATGCTGGAACATCTGGCGATCAAGCTCCCGGTTTCCCGAATGCAGCGGGACCTGACCGATTCTTCCACACTGCGCAACATCGGTGTCGGTGTCGGACATTCCGTAATCGCGATTCAAGCGGCTCTTCGCGGGTTGAAGCAGTTGTCCGTCAATGAACAGGCGCTGGCAAGGGATCTCGACGACAACTGGGAGGTACTGGGCGAAGCTGTGCAAACCGTAATGCGCAAGAACGGCCATGACAATCCCTACGAGAAGCTGAAGGACCTGACCCGGGGGCTCAAGGTAG